Genomic segment of Populus trichocarpa isolate Nisqually-1 chromosome 12, P.trichocarpa_v4.1, whole genome shotgun sequence:
TTTTCAAGCTTTGAGAGAAAAGCAGATGGAGAAAAAACCCCTAGATTTTGGGAAAATTACGGGGTTAGGAtggatttgaattaaaaaaaaaaatagaggtgaattgaaaagaaaggcAGAGacggagagaaaaagaaggtgATTTACATGAAAGATATCcaaactttttattattgtatgcaTTAGTATGGTTAAGACGTCGACGTGTCCATGTTttccataaatttattaatattgccGCGTTTCCaacactcactcactcactcttgTACTTGAGATTTGATTTCGTCTTTACATGTTTTACACATCTGTCTGTATACAATCTAAGATTAGTTTGTCTATAAATACTTCTAACATTGTCTTTCTTCACCCCTCATCTCTCCCAAATATACTACTAAATCCTGTAAGGCCAGCCAAACATGGGGTTTTCACCACTGTCcctctctcaatctctctctttcattatgtttctcttccatttccattcaACAATTTCTTCATCTCATTTCTGTGCTCCTGACCAAAGTCTTTCTTTGCTCCAATTCAAAGAATCCTTTTCCATTAATAGCTCTGCTTCAGGGCGTTGCCAGCATCCCAAGACAGAGTCCTGGAAAGAGGGTACAGACTGCTGCTTGTGGGATGGGGTCTCTTGTGACATGAAAACAGGGCATGTCACTGCACTGGACCTCTCATGCAGCATGCTTTATGGCACCCTCCATTCCAATAGCACCCTCTTCTCCCTGCATCATCTTCAAAAGCTCGACCTCTCTGACAATGATTTCAATAACTCCCATATTTCTCCTCGATTTGGCCAGTTTTCCAATCTGGCACTTCTTAACCTAAATTCCTCAGTCTTTGCAGGTCAAGTTCCGTCGGAAATCTCTCATCTCTCCAAATTGGTTTCACTTGATCTCTCTGGAAACTACGATCCAAGTCTAGAACCAATTTCTTTGGCCAAGCTGGTTCGAAATCTAACCGAACTTAGAGAACTCGATTTGAGTCGGGTAAACATGTCATTGGTTGCACCCAATTCCTTGACGAATTTGTCCTCTTCTTTGTCATCTCTTTCCCTTTGGGGTTGTGGATTGCAGGGGAAATTCCCAGGTAACATCTTTCTCCTCCCAAAGCTTGAATCACTGGATATGTCATACAACAACCGCCTCACTGGCTCTTTTCCTTCGTCCAATTTGAGTAATGTCCTCTCTTCGTTGGATCTTTCTAATACAagaatttcagtttatttagaAAACGACTTGATCAGTAATCTAAAGTCATTAGAATATATGTATCTCCGTAATAGTAACATTATAAGGTCAGATTTAGCTCCGCTCGGTAATCTCACACAGCTCATCCTTTTAGACTTCTCAAGTAACAATTTTATAGGTGAAATCCCATCATTACTTGGAAACCTTGTACAACTCCGTTACCTGAAACTCGATTCCAATAAATTTATGGGTCAGATTCCAGATTCTTTGGGTAGCCTTTTAAATCTAAGGACTCTAAGTTTATATGGTAACTTGTTCAATGGAACAATA
This window contains:
- the LOC127903930 gene encoding receptor-like protein 9DC3, producing the protein MGFSPLSLSQSLSFIMFLFHFHSTISSSHFCAPDQSLSLLQFKESFSINSSASGRCQHPKTESWKEGTDCCLWDGVSCDMKTGHVTALDLSCSMLYGTLHSNSTLFSLHHLQKLDLSDNDFNNSHISPRFGQFSNLALLNLNSSVFAGQVPSEISHLSKLVSLDLSGNYDPSLEPISLAKLVRNLTELRELDLSRVNMSLVAPNSLTNLSSSLSSLSLWGCGLQGKFPGNIFLLPKLESLDMSYNNRLTGSFPSSNLSNVLSSLDLSNTRISVYLENDLISNLKSLEYMYLRNSNIIRSDLAPLGNLTQLILLDFSSNNFIGEIPSLLGNLVQLRYLKLDSNKFMGQIPDSLGSLLNLRTLSLYGNLFNGTIPSFLFALPSLQYLDLHNNNLIGNISELQHDSLVYLDLSNNHLHGPIPSSIFKQENLEVLILASNSKLTGEISSSICKLRFLRLLDLSNNSLSGSTPLCLGNFSNMLSVLHLGMNNLQGTIPSIFSKNNSLEYLNLNGNELEGKIPPSIISCTLLEVLDLGNNKIEDTFPYFLETLPKLQILVLKSNKLQGFVKGPTTYNSFSKLQIFDISDNNFSESLPTGYFNSLEAMMTLDQNMIYMGAINYSSYVYSIEMIWKGVKTKFMKIQSTIRVLDLSNNNFTGEIPKDSNAIGGFNISCNPKPFT